The following is a genomic window from Clostridium fungisolvens.
TCTTCTTTTGCTTTTTTATCTCCTGATCTTACAAGTTTCATTGCCTTTTCCATTCTTCTTTCAAGAATTTCTAGATCAGAAAATATAAGTTCTAAGTTTATTGTTTCTATATCTCTTATAGGATCTACTGAACCTTCAACGTGAACAACATTTTCATCGTTAAAACATCTAACAACATGACAAATTGCTTCAACTTCTCTTATATGAGATAAAAATTTATTTCCAAGTCCTTCACCCTTGCTTGCTCCTCTTACTAGGCCTGCAATATCATAAAACTCCACTGAAGTAAAAACTTTCTTCTTAGAATTATACATTTCTTGTAGTACATCTAATCTTTTATCCGGAACACTAACAACACCTACATTAGGTTCTATAGTACAAAATGGATAATTTGCTGATTCAGCTCCTGCTTTAGTAATAGCATTAAATAAAGTACTTTTCCCTACGTTTGGTAATCCAACAATACCTAATTTCATTTATGTACATCCTTTCTAACTTTAATACCACGTAATAGTTTTAAATATTGAAAAGCCTTAATTAAAAATATTTAATTTTTTTGTTTCATAAATAATAAGGCATTTAATTCAAAATTGAAATAAAGTGGTAACTTTAAACTAATAAATAACACTTATAAGATTATACCTTAGTAAAGACAACATTTCAACAAGTTATATTATGTGGAATTAATGGCTATATAACACCAGTATCCTAATAAATTTTATGAAAACAATATAATTGAGGTGATTTAAATGAATTTTTCTTTTTTAAAAAACACTTTAATAAATATTTCACTGATTACATCCATAGCTACTACAAATGTTAACTTCGATCTTAGTAAATTTGATTTTTTTAAATTCAACACACATACAGAACATTCTTTAAGTAACAAAGAATACAGTTGGTATTATATGTGGAATAAAAATTCTACCCCTGACGCTCCAAAAGAAACAAAAAACTTCGTATTTAATTATGATAGTTACTACCTTGGAGATACTTCTAAAAAAGTATTATATATAACTTTTGATGAAGGTTATGAAAATGGAAATACAGGCAAAATATTAGATGTACTAAAAAAGAATAAGGTTCCTGCTGCTTTTTTCGTTGTGAAACCTTACATAATTCAAAATCCAGATTTAATAAAACGCATGGAATCAGAAGGACACCTTGTTTGCAATCATTCTTCACACCATCCTTCCATGGCTTCAGTAACTGATCCAGAAAAATTCAAAAAAGAATTCACTGAAGTTGAGGAAGAATATACGAAACTAACAGGCAAAAAAATGCCACCATACTTTAGACCACCAATGGGAAGATATAGTGAAGCTTCTTTAGCTAAAACTAAGGATTTAGGTTATAAAACAATATTTTGGAGTTTTGCTTATAAAGATTGGTTAGTTGATCAACAACCTGACCCAGTAGCAGCTAAAAAAAGAATTTTAGAAAGAACAAGCGATGGATGTATAGTACTTTTACATGCAGTTTCAAATACTAATACAAAAATATTAGATGAGCTGCTAAAAGAATGGAAGTCCCAAGGTTACGAGTTTAAATCTTTGGATGATTTAAAATAAAACTTACATTTAATGCTGAATTCATATGAGTACATAAATTTATCTGACACTTCATATAATATGTAATCTTAAAGTATCACTAGATACGAATTATTATAATAAACTACTTCAACATATGGCTTGCACTAAAAAAGCCCATTGAGAAGTAGTTTATTTAATTTTACTACTCTTAAAAGCTAAGTTTAGCTTAATAAGTTTATACTGCCATGCTTTAATGAGTTTCCAAAGAGTTAATATAGTTTTCTACATATAACTTTCACCTTTAACACCCCTAATTCCAAATATGGTTTTAATTATGTAATATATATATTATAATTGTAAATAACTCAATTATTTTGTGTACAAGAAGGTGAAAATTTTGAAGTATTGTGTTTTATTTCCTCAAGCAAAAAATGTACATTTAATCAAAGATGTAGGAATGATTGCCTACAAACTTCATAAATTATATTCTGTTGAAAGTTATGTAGCCTGCTACAATAATGATAGATATGATTACATAGATGGTGACTTAAAAGGACTAAAACTAGATTTTATAAACAAGAAGCATAATAATGATATTATCGATGGTTCCTTATATTTAAGAAAAAATGCTAAAACTATAGACGTGCTGCAATTATTTCATGTAACTGCTAGATCTGTGGTATATGCAATGGTCTATAAGCATTATAATAGGAACGGTAAAATCTTTCTTAAATTAGACTGTACTGAAAACTTATTAAACAAAATAAAATCCCTAAGTACAGCAGGGCGTAAATTCTTCAATTACTTTTTTAAGAAAGTTGACATAATCGGAGTAGAACAAAAAAAACTTTTCAATGAAATGCAACTGTTATTACCTAATTTTAAAGAGAAATTTAAATACATACCAAATGGTATAGATTATGATTTGTTTAAATCAAGAAATATTAAATTTGAGAATAAAGAAAATAACATTCTACATGTTGGAAGACTAGGCGCAGAGGAAAAAAACTCTGAAATGTTAGTTGAAGCATTTGTTAAACTAAATGAAATCAATAATGATTTACCTTGGAATTTGATACTTGTAGGCGAAAGTACTGAGGCATTCACTCAATATGTAGAAAATTGCATTCGAAAACATCCAAGTTTAAGAGATAAAATTAAACAAACTGGTCCAATATCAAACAGAAAAGAACTTATAGATATTTATGCAAAATCAAAGATTTTCTGTTTAACTTCTCACTTTGAAAGCTTTGGAATTGTGCTTATAGAAGCAGCAGCTCTTGGCAATATAATCGTCTCTACTAATGTCGGAATTGCAAATGAACTAGTGGCATATAATGGCGGAAGTCTAATAGAGGATTCAAATATTGAAGATTTAACAAATAAGCTTTCTTACTACATTTCCAACGGAGATATTGAAAGACTTTCATCAAACAATGTAAATCTTATACAAGAAAATTATGATTGGGATAAAGTAGTAATGAATCTATATAACGAAATTACCAAATAGCAAGGAGATTTTATGAACAAGAAACCTTTAGTATTTATAATAATATTAAATTTTAATTCTTATAAAGAAACTCTTAGATGTTTAGATAGCGTCCTAAACATAGATTATGATAATTATAAAGTTATTGTTGTAGACAACAATTCAAGTGACAACTCAGTTGAAGTATTAAGCCAAAGCGCTGACAAATTCATACTATTAACTAATACTACAAACTTAGGCTATGCCCATGGCAATAACATAGGCATAGAATATGCACTGAAACAAAATCCTGATTATGTGTGTATTTTAAATAATGATGTAGAAGTAGAAAAAGATTTTCTATCAAAAATAATCTCTTACATGGAGATAAACGAAGATGCTGGAATAGCTGGGCCATGTATCTGTGATTTTGAGGAAAGAAATAAAATACAATCCATGGGAGCGAACATTAATTTATTCACGGGTCTCGCACAAGCAAAAGGAAAAAATGCTCCATACAGTTCCTTAACAGATAAAACTTTGTCCGTTGATTATCTTGGTGGTGCATGTTTCGTTGCAAGAACTGAAGTCTTTAAAGAAATAGGATTAATACCTGAAATGTATTTTCTGTTTTTTGAAGAAACTGAATTTTGCTTAAAAACTAAAAGAGCAGGGTTTGATCTTATTTGCGTTACTGACAGCAAAATTTATCATAAACAGTCCGCTACAATTTCTAAGTACAAAGGATTAAGTTATTTCTTCTTAAATAGAAACCGAATTGTATTTATGAGAAGGAATGCAAAATTTTATCATAAGATAATTTTTTCTTTTTATATCCTTATTGAAACAGTAGGAAGAATGCTTATAAAAAAGGAACCGATATCTATCTTTAAAACTTATCTAGCAGGCCTAAAAGCTGATACTAATAAGATAGATATGGATGAGGTTAATCAATTCTTTAAATAATTATATTATATTGAAATACTAAAATTAAATTTTAGATGTACAAAAGCTTAGGAGGTTTTTATATGTATTTTAAAGATAAGAGCATTAATGATTTTATAGATGAGTTAAGTTCAAGTAGTCCAGTACCAGGTGGTGGTGGTGCAGCTGCAGTATCAGCTTCACTATCAACAGCTCTAAGCAGTATGGTATTTAATCTTACAGTAAATAAAAAGGCATTTGCCAGTGTTAGTGAAAATGAAAAGGATACAGTATTTACTGCAATGGACAACTGTAAGAAAAAGACAGAGGATTTTCTAAACTTTATTGATAAGGATGGAGAAGCTTTTTCAAGTTTGATGTCAGCTTATAAATTGCCTAAGGATACAGAAGAAAATCTTGCCGTAAGAGAAGAACAAATCCAGGCTGGTCTTCAAAATGCTATGTTAGTTCCATTAAGCCTTGCAACGGAGCTAGTTGACGTAATGGAAAATATTAAAACAGCAGCTATATATGGTAACACAAATGTAATTTCAGATGCTGGTGTTTCTGCTATACTTGCTTATGCATCAATAGAAAGTTCAATACTAAATGTAATGGTAAACTTAAAGTTTATAGAAAGTAATGATACCAACCAAATAAAAGAAGATTGCAATGATCTATTGAAGAAAGCCGCAGAACTAAAAAAAGTAATAATGACTTTAGTTTATGAGAAACTATAAGGTAAAACCTTAAGTTTAGGTATTAATAAAGTTTTATATATCAAAGAAAAATAACTACTACAAAGTATATAAAAGTCCTAAACAATACAAAAGCCATGTATAAATAGAGAGCTACTTTCTCTATTATGCATGGCTTTATTCTTATTAAATTAAGGTTATCTTTAAATACATTTTTGAAATTAAGTGGTTATCATATTAATTCTTTGCGTAAGCTCATTAAAGCATCGGATGAATAACCACTTAATTTCATTATAGTTCTTAACATTTATCACAATTACTTACTTTCAGTCTTTTTAAACAGACCAATTCTATTTAGAAAAACAATAAATATAAATTTAGGGATTTTCCCTAATCTTTTTATTCTAAAAGGCTCTTTCCAAACTCTGTATAGCCATTCAAGACCTAATTTTATCATAATTTTAGGAGCTCTATTTAACTTTCCAGCAAAAACGTCAAAGCTTCCTCCAACTGGCATATATATATTACATGGCAATTGTGACATATTTTCAATAATAAAATTTTCTTGTTTGGGCGATCCCAATGCTACCAACAAAATGTTAGCCTGAGAAACTTTTATATCCTCAACAATTTCATTTATGCTGTCATCTTTAAAGTATCCATTCCTACATCCGCATATATCAATATTCTTATATTTGTTAATGATATTGTTTTTACATCTCTGAATTATATCCTCTGAAGCTCCTAATAGGTAAACTTTATATCCTTTTTCATTTGATACCTTTAAAAGTTCATCCATCACTTCTATTCCTGCAATCTTTTCTCGGACTGGTTGTCCAGCTATTTTGGCCGATATAACCGTCCCAACTCCATCTGGTATTATGATAAAATCATCACTGTTAAATCTATGAAAAAGATTTTTATTGCTCATACCGTTAAGCAAAACTTCTGGATTGCCCGATATTATGCATATCTTTTTCTTAGCAAAAACCAATTTTATCAATTCACTCTTACTTTGATTAAAAATCTTATATCCAAGTATATTACTGAACACTTTATCTACTCTCCATTGTTTTATCATAGACTTTAAGTACATCTTCAACAAATAAATCTACTGTAAAGTTCTTCTTATAATAATTATAACCACTTTTCCCTACATTAATAAGCATATCTTTGTTATCTAATATATACTTAAGCTTTTCATATAGCTGTTCTACACTTTCTGGGTCTACTATAAAACCATTACTTCCATCTTCTATCATATCAGTAAGTGCACCAACTTTTGTGCATAGTATAGGTTTTGCCAAAGTCATTGCCTCTAAGATTGCATAAGGCATTCCTTCTTTTACAGAAGGAAGTACAAACAAATCCATACAGTTTATTAAATCATAGTTATCTTTTCTAAAACCTAAAAACTTTATGTTAGTATATCCTTCTGCCTTTTTCATCATTTCTTCTTTAGTCTTTCCATCTCCAATTAGAAGACAAGAAAATTTATAACCTTCGTTTGTTAACTTAATCAACGCATCTATCAAATAACGATGGCCTTTTGTTTCATAGAAATTAGCAGCAACTCCTAATACAAAATCCTTTTCTACTTGAAGCTGTTGTTTTAAAACATCACAGCTTTTAAGAGATTTTCTGTCAACTTCATTTACTGCATTAGGTATATAATAAATATCTTTCTTACGTCCTAATTTATAATCAATAGCACACTGATAATCCTTCTTTGAAACAGCTATCAGTCTATTTCCAAATAATGCACCTATTTTTTCAATAGCTATATATATTTTTCTTTTTGAGTTACTCATAGGTTCATTAAATACAAAGCCATGAGCTGTATAAGTTATAATTTTTACTCCTGCAATTCTTGCTGCAATTCTTCCAACCAAGCCAGCTTTTGAACTATGACAATGCACAATATCAAACTTTTCTTTTCTAAATATCTTTATAAAGCTTATTATAGCCTTTAAATCGTATACTAAAGATATTTCCCTTTTTAAATTTGATACTCTTTTAAAATCTATATTTAGTTTCTCTAGTTGCAATTCTAAACCTGATCCTTCTCCTGCATATACCTTAACCTCATTGCCCAATTTCTTTAATTCGTCACTTAAAATCAAAAGATGTTTTTGAGCTCCGCCCATTTCTGCCTGAGTAATTATTTGAGCTACTTTATATGACATTTCTTCACGCTCCTAAAAAGTACTTCTTTTCTTCCTATAGGAAAAAAGTATTGCGACCATTATCCAAAAATATGTTGCTACCTTTGGAACAAATAGAATGTTATCAAAGCAATTCATAACTAGAAAAGGTACAATAACAACAACAAAACCTTCTAAAAAATATGAGTTTAGCGATTCACTTTTGTGTTTTATAAAATAAAAGGCTTCTCTTAAAATTAATAGGAGAACTACAATAAAACTTAACTCTCCAACAAATCCAAGTTCACTTCCAACCTTTAAAAATGAATTGTGACTTGGAAAAACATCTACCCCTTCTTCTTTAAACTGAGGATACATTTTTACATACTTAGGGTAATTGGTTATAAAGTTACCATTACCTACTCCACCTATAGGATGATCCTTTATCATTTTTGCAGCTATATTCCATATCTTTACTCTTGAATCGTTTTGACTGCTATCACCTATTTGTTTTATTCTATTAATTGTGCTAGGTAAAACCAGTAATACAGCTGCAACTGGTACAAACAACAACAATATCTTCTTGCCAAAAATTATAGTTAACAGTACTAATCCTGCTCCAAATCCCAACAGAGCACTTCTTGACATAGACATAACTAAGTTTATTAAGGCTAGAACTGAAGTTATAATAGCAAAAACTCTAAACACATTGTGACTATTTTTAAGT
Proteins encoded in this region:
- a CDS encoding glycosyltransferase family 4 protein — protein: MKYCVLFPQAKNVHLIKDVGMIAYKLHKLYSVESYVACYNNDRYDYIDGDLKGLKLDFINKKHNNDIIDGSLYLRKNAKTIDVLQLFHVTARSVVYAMVYKHYNRNGKIFLKLDCTENLLNKIKSLSTAGRKFFNYFFKKVDIIGVEQKKLFNEMQLLLPNFKEKFKYIPNGIDYDLFKSRNIKFENKENNILHVGRLGAEEKNSEMLVEAFVKLNEINNDLPWNLILVGESTEAFTQYVENCIRKHPSLRDKIKQTGPISNRKELIDIYAKSKIFCLTSHFESFGIVLIEAAALGNIIVSTNVGIANELVAYNGGSLIEDSNIEDLTNKLSYYISNGDIERLSSNNVNLIQENYDWDKVVMNLYNEITK
- a CDS encoding cyclodeaminase/cyclohydrolase family protein, whose amino-acid sequence is MYFKDKSINDFIDELSSSSPVPGGGGAAAVSASLSTALSSMVFNLTVNKKAFASVSENEKDTVFTAMDNCKKKTEDFLNFIDKDGEAFSSLMSAYKLPKDTEENLAVREEQIQAGLQNAMLVPLSLATELVDVMENIKTAAIYGNTNVISDAGVSAILAYASIESSILNVMVNLKFIESNDTNQIKEDCNDLLKKAAELKKVIMTLVYEKL
- a CDS encoding glycosyltransferase family 2 protein → MNKKPLVFIIILNFNSYKETLRCLDSVLNIDYDNYKVIVVDNNSSDNSVEVLSQSADKFILLTNTTNLGYAHGNNIGIEYALKQNPDYVCILNNDVEVEKDFLSKIISYMEINEDAGIAGPCICDFEERNKIQSMGANINLFTGLAQAKGKNAPYSSLTDKTLSVDYLGGACFVARTEVFKEIGLIPEMYFLFFEETEFCLKTKRAGFDLICVTDSKIYHKQSATISKYKGLSYFFLNRNRIVFMRRNAKFYHKIIFSFYILIETVGRMLIKKEPISIFKTYLAGLKADTNKIDMDEVNQFFK
- the pdaA gene encoding delta-lactam-biosynthetic de-N-acetylase gives rise to the protein MNFSFLKNTLINISLITSIATTNVNFDLSKFDFFKFNTHTEHSLSNKEYSWYYMWNKNSTPDAPKETKNFVFNYDSYYLGDTSKKVLYITFDEGYENGNTGKILDVLKKNKVPAAFFVVKPYIIQNPDLIKRMESEGHLVCNHSSHHPSMASVTDPEKFKKEFTEVEEEYTKLTGKKMPPYFRPPMGRYSEASLAKTKDLGYKTIFWSFAYKDWLVDQQPDPVAAKKRILERTSDGCIVLLHAVSNTNTKILDELLKEWKSQGYEFKSLDDLK
- a CDS encoding O-antigen ligase family protein, with the protein product MKDLTNILFCIYIFLIPLIPSEINGKNYSNLTQIVLFLSVILYVFQMIKTKKVNKIKQNIVEFVTNKIYIALIIFLGIMVLSAIYAADRSLAVKESIRFFTYIVTMYLISQCFDEREKERVIFTFVLTTFVVSVLGIIQYFTGIGADVFLVTESKFRIQATLDNPNTLGAFEVLMFFPLLSMIRLKNSHNVFRVFAIITSVLALINLVMSMSRSALLGFGAGLVLLTIIFGKKILLLFVPVAAVLLVLPSTINRIKQIGDSSQNDSRVKIWNIAAKMIKDHPIGGVGNGNFITNYPKYVKMYPQFKEEGVDVFPSHNSFLKVGSELGFVGELSFIVVLLLILREAFYFIKHKSESLNSYFLEGFVVVIVPFLVMNCFDNILFVPKVATYFWIMVAILFSYRKKRSTF
- a CDS encoding glycosyltransferase family 4 protein, coding for MSYKVAQIITQAEMGGAQKHLLILSDELKKLGNEVKVYAGEGSGLELQLEKLNIDFKRVSNLKREISLVYDLKAIISFIKIFRKEKFDIVHCHSSKAGLVGRIAARIAGVKIITYTAHGFVFNEPMSNSKRKIYIAIEKIGALFGNRLIAVSKKDYQCAIDYKLGRKKDIYYIPNAVNEVDRKSLKSCDVLKQQLQVEKDFVLGVAANFYETKGHRYLIDALIKLTNEGYKFSCLLIGDGKTKEEMMKKAEGYTNIKFLGFRKDNYDLINCMDLFVLPSVKEGMPYAILEAMTLAKPILCTKVGALTDMIEDGSNGFIVDPESVEQLYEKLKYILDNKDMLINVGKSGYNYYKKNFTVDLFVEDVLKVYDKTMESR
- a CDS encoding WecB/TagA/CpsF family glycosyltransferase is translated as MFSNILGYKIFNQSKSELIKLVFAKKKICIISGNPEVLLNGMSNKNLFHRFNSDDFIIIPDGVGTVISAKIAGQPVREKIAGIEVMDELLKVSNEKGYKVYLLGASEDIIQRCKNNIINKYKNIDICGCRNGYFKDDSINEIVEDIKVSQANILLVALGSPKQENFIIENMSQLPCNIYMPVGGSFDVFAGKLNRAPKIMIKLGLEWLYRVWKEPFRIKRLGKIPKFIFIVFLNRIGLFKKTESK